In Sphingomonas phyllosphaerae, one DNA window encodes the following:
- a CDS encoding alpha-galactosidase, with protein sequence MSSSPVTRRSLLARLMMGGATLALPDWGDAVWAAAPSGVHLTDGTLTIDYDRAMRAQLSFGGKAITTRGTSEALFVSGRPLGTFLLLDHTEAPVSGAHGKGRRHLLRATAGGQVEQSTAVTFLDAYPGLALYEVSYRNTGTAPLAVSGWRVATHDLRAHRDGAWTFAGASYPDRRDWIQKVAPGFEQRNFMGMNASDYGGGTPVAVVWRRDVGLAVGHVETSPRQVALPVSMQPDATRLGLSGDQTALLAPGATITLPFSFLMAHEGDHYRPLDAYRRLMAERGMAAPSIPESSYGPIWCAWGYERDFTLDQVYGTLPKAKALGFEWAVLDDGWQTAEGDWKLNPAKFPRGDKDMRAFTDRIKADGMRPRLWLAPLAVDPGTDLLRDHADMLLLDRNGASQNVTFWNAFTLCPAYQPTVDYFRALVRRIMVDWGYEGLKLDGQHLNGVAPCYNPAHRHQRPEESSEKLQDFWKAIHDEAIAANPQAVVELCPCGDSFAFHNLPATNNTPASDPLSSWQIRLKGKTFKALMGPSAPYAGDHVELSDGGADFASTYGIGAIPSTKFTWPKDTPKPMEKLPPGGFVLTPAKEALWGKWVALYREHMLPKGRYLGGLYDIGFDKPEAHAIEKEGVLHYAFYADHWSGPIALRGLGEGDYTLVDGFSGQPLGTASRAKPTIAATFDHALLVRATPVTA encoded by the coding sequence ATGTCGTCCAGCCCCGTTACGCGCCGCTCGCTGCTCGCCCGCCTGATGATGGGCGGCGCGACGCTGGCGCTGCCTGACTGGGGCGACGCGGTCTGGGCCGCGGCGCCGTCGGGCGTCCACCTGACCGACGGCACGCTGACGATCGACTATGATCGTGCGATGCGGGCGCAACTGTCGTTCGGGGGCAAGGCGATCACGACGCGTGGCACGTCGGAGGCGCTGTTCGTCAGCGGCCGGCCGCTCGGCACGTTCCTCCTGCTCGATCATACCGAGGCGCCGGTGTCCGGCGCGCATGGCAAGGGACGGCGGCACCTCCTGCGCGCGACCGCGGGCGGGCAGGTCGAGCAGTCGACCGCGGTGACCTTCCTCGACGCCTATCCTGGACTCGCGCTTTACGAGGTCAGCTATCGCAACACCGGCACCGCGCCGTTGGCAGTGTCGGGCTGGCGGGTCGCAACCCACGATCTGCGCGCGCATCGCGATGGCGCATGGACCTTCGCCGGCGCCTCTTATCCCGATCGGCGCGACTGGATCCAGAAGGTCGCGCCCGGTTTCGAGCAGCGAAACTTCATGGGGATGAACGCGTCCGATTATGGCGGCGGCACGCCGGTGGCGGTGGTGTGGCGGCGCGACGTCGGTCTGGCGGTTGGCCATGTCGAGACCAGCCCGCGGCAGGTCGCTCTGCCCGTCTCGATGCAACCGGACGCGACCCGGCTCGGTCTGAGCGGCGATCAGACCGCCCTGCTTGCGCCCGGGGCGACGATCACGCTGCCATTTTCGTTCCTGATGGCGCACGAGGGCGATCATTACCGTCCCCTCGATGCCTATCGCCGCCTGATGGCGGAGCGCGGCATGGCAGCGCCGTCGATCCCCGAATCGAGCTACGGTCCGATCTGGTGCGCCTGGGGCTATGAGCGGGATTTCACGCTCGATCAGGTATATGGCACGCTCCCCAAGGCAAAGGCGCTCGGGTTCGAATGGGCGGTGCTCGACGACGGCTGGCAGACCGCGGAGGGCGACTGGAAGCTCAATCCGGCAAAATTCCCGCGCGGTGACAAGGACATGCGCGCCTTCACCGATCGCATCAAGGCGGATGGGATGCGTCCGCGGCTCTGGCTCGCGCCGCTCGCGGTCGACCCGGGCACCGATCTGCTCCGCGACCACGCCGACATGCTGCTGCTCGATCGCAACGGCGCGTCGCAGAACGTAACCTTCTGGAATGCCTTCACGCTTTGCCCAGCCTACCAGCCGACGGTCGATTATTTCCGTGCCTTGGTGCGGCGGATTATGGTCGATTGGGGCTATGAGGGACTGAAGCTCGACGGCCAGCATCTGAACGGCGTCGCGCCCTGCTACAATCCCGCGCATCGTCACCAACGCCCTGAAGAATCGAGCGAAAAGCTCCAGGATTTCTGGAAGGCGATCCACGACGAGGCGATCGCCGCCAATCCGCAGGCGGTGGTGGAATTGTGTCCGTGCGGCGACAGCTTCGCGTTCCACAACCTGCCCGCCACCAACAACACCCCGGCCTCGGACCCGCTGTCGTCATGGCAGATCCGCTTGAAAGGCAAGACGTTCAAGGCGCTGATGGGGCCGTCCGCGCCCTATGCCGGCGACCATGTCGAGCTGAGCGACGGCGGCGCCGATTTCGCTTCCACCTATGGCATTGGCGCGATCCCCTCGACCAAGTTCACCTGGCCGAAGGACACGCCCAAGCCCATGGAAAAGCTGCCCCCCGGCGGTTTCGTCCTGACCCCGGCCAAGGAAGCGCTCTGGGGCAAATGGGTCGCGCTCTATCGCGAGCACATGCTGCCCAAGGGCCGCTATCTCGGCGGGCTCTACGACATCGGCTTCGACAAGCCCGAGGCTCATGCCATTGAGAAGGAAGGCGTCCTTCATTACGCTTTCTACGCCGATCATTGGTCGGGCCCGATCGCGCTGCGTGGGCTGGGCGAGGGCGATTACACGCTCGTCGACGGCTTCAGCGGACAGCCGCTCGGCACCGCCTCACGCGCGAAGCCGACGATCGCCGCGACCTTCGACCATGCGCTACTGGTACGCGCAACGCCGGTGACGGCATGA
- a CDS encoding SIS domain-containing protein encodes MTDTLIAAPHPDESVSWTRREIAQQPATLRATQALLQAARAEIDAFLAPLLGQPKLRVILTGAGTSAFIGECLAPCLSHHLGRTVEAIATTDIVSAPHLYLRGDVPTLLVSFGRSGSSPESVAAVDLVDRMVDDAHHLIVTCNAAGELAQRGGASTHVIVLPEETHDRSFAMTSSFSAMMLAALSILGGVAALDARVPAIAAGVADMLTRAEPVVADLATRGFERVVYLGSGVFRGLAREAALKLMELSDGAVVTAFDSPLGFRHGPKTIITDRTLAVVFVSNDPLTRRYDLDIVAELRGDAQAGAVIVISAGKGDDATIAVDGLSDAADADLLFPFIVPAQLFALHVSEALGLTPDRPNASGTVNRVVQGVRIHAVEA; translated from the coding sequence ATGACTGACACCTTGATCGCCGCGCCCCACCCGGATGAAAGCGTCAGCTGGACGCGGCGCGAGATCGCGCAACAGCCCGCGACCTTGCGTGCGACGCAGGCGCTGTTGCAGGCCGCGCGCGCCGAAATCGACGCGTTTCTGGCGCCGTTGCTGGGGCAACCGAAGCTGCGCGTCATCCTGACGGGCGCCGGAACGTCGGCGTTCATCGGCGAATGTCTCGCACCCTGCCTGTCGCATCACCTCGGCCGTACGGTCGAGGCGATCGCCACCACCGACATCGTCAGCGCGCCGCATCTCTACCTGCGCGGCGACGTGCCGACGCTGCTGGTGTCGTTCGGTCGCTCGGGCAGCAGCCCGGAAAGCGTCGCCGCGGTCGATCTCGTCGATCGCATGGTCGACGATGCGCATCACCTGATCGTGACCTGCAACGCGGCAGGCGAACTCGCGCAGCGTGGTGGCGCAAGCACGCACGTGATCGTCCTGCCAGAAGAAACCCACGACCGCAGCTTCGCGATGACCTCGAGCTTCAGCGCGATGATGCTGGCGGCGCTTTCGATCCTCGGCGGCGTCGCGGCGCTCGACGCACGCGTTCCGGCGATCGCGGCGGGTGTCGCCGACATGCTGACGCGCGCGGAGCCGGTGGTTGCCGATCTGGCGACGCGCGGTTTCGAACGCGTCGTCTATCTGGGCAGCGGCGTGTTCCGCGGGCTGGCGCGCGAAGCCGCGCTCAAGCTGATGGAGTTGAGCGACGGTGCGGTGGTCACCGCGTTCGACAGCCCGCTCGGCTTCCGCCACGGACCGAAGACGATCATCACCGACCGGACGCTCGCAGTGGTGTTCGTCTCCAACGATCCGCTGACGCGTCGCTACGATCTCGATATCGTCGCGGAACTGCGCGGCGATGCGCAGGCGGGGGCGGTGATCGTGATCTCGGCCGGAAAGGGCGATGACGCGACGATTGCGGTCGACGGCCTGTCCGACGCCGCGGACGCCGATCTCCTGTTCCCCTTCATCGTGCCCGCGCAACTGTTTGCATTGCATGTCTCGGAAGCGCTCGGCTTGACCCCCGATCGCCCGAATGCGAGCGGCACCGTCAATCGCGTGGTGCAAGGCGTGCGGATCCACGCCGTCGAGGCATGA
- a CDS encoding DMT family transporter: MTGRAWLFNALVTVALWGVWGAFSGLSPQHGFPETLVYCVWALTMVPPALVVLAQSGWRLDRSPRAIAYGLAVGLLGAGGQMLLFYAVARGPAYLIFPIISLSPVVTIAMSFLLMGERTGRLGALGIVLALLALPTFDFAPGASGASAAWLLPAVLVMLCWGVQAFFMKAANHVMSAESIFVYMTIAALALAPVAWAMTDTTRPINWGLDGPGLAAAIQLLNAIGALTLVFAFRYGKAIIVAPLANAGAPLVTALISLAVLHVMPGPLKAFGIVLALTASLLLAIEPDSADPDTEPEPATA, from the coding sequence ATGACCGGGCGCGCGTGGCTGTTCAACGCGCTTGTCACCGTCGCGCTATGGGGTGTTTGGGGCGCGTTTTCAGGGCTTTCGCCGCAGCACGGTTTTCCTGAGACGCTCGTCTATTGCGTGTGGGCGCTGACGATGGTGCCCCCGGCGCTGGTGGTGCTGGCGCAGTCCGGCTGGCGGCTCGATCGCTCGCCGCGTGCCATCGCCTACGGGCTCGCGGTCGGTCTGCTCGGCGCGGGCGGGCAGATGCTGCTATTCTACGCGGTCGCACGTGGGCCGGCCTATCTGATCTTCCCGATCATCTCGCTGTCGCCGGTGGTAACGATCGCGATGTCGTTCCTGCTGATGGGGGAGCGTACCGGGCGGCTCGGCGCGCTGGGGATCGTGCTCGCCCTGCTGGCGCTACCGACCTTCGACTTCGCGCCCGGCGCGTCAGGGGCGTCGGCGGCATGGCTGCTGCCCGCGGTGCTGGTGATGCTGTGCTGGGGCGTGCAGGCGTTCTTCATGAAGGCGGCGAACCACGTCATGTCGGCGGAAAGCATCTTCGTCTACATGACGATCGCGGCGCTGGCGCTCGCGCCGGTCGCCTGGGCGATGACCGATACCACGCGGCCGATCAACTGGGGGCTCGACGGGCCGGGGCTCGCCGCGGCGATCCAGCTGCTCAACGCGATCGGCGCGCTGACGCTCGTCTTCGCGTTCCGCTATGGCAAGGCGATCATCGTCGCGCCGCTCGCCAATGCCGGCGCGCCGCTGGTCACCGCATTGATCTCGCTGGCGGTGCTGCACGTCATGCCGGGCCCGCTCAAGGCATTCGGGATCGTGCTGGCGCTGACCGCCTCGCTGTTGCTGGCGATCGAGCCCGACAGCGCCGATCCCGATACCGAGCCGGAGCCGGCCACCGCCTAG
- a CDS encoding D-tagatose-bisphosphate aldolase, class II, non-catalytic subunit: protein MHILLDLVRRHKAGERVGVTSVCSAHPLVIEAALRHALAVDQPFALVEATSNQVNQDGGYTGMKPADFRGFVEAIAARVGFPVARLVLGGDHLGPNAWTALPAAEAMAKAQVMVADYVRAGFSKIHLDCSMSCADDPVPLPEQTIAERAAQLCRAAEDAFDGAEADAPVYIIGTEVPVPGGAAEDLDELAVTTPEAAIATVDMHRTLFRTAGLDAAWSRVIATVVQPGVEFDHDKVVDYRPERAVALSRAIEPVDHLVYEAHSTDYQTPAALAALVRDHFAILKVGPGVTFALREALWALDAIERETVTAKARAELRAVTLDRLRAEPKNWAKYYHATGPALDLQLQYSLSDRIRYYWPDPVIAAAQARLFANLRDTPPPLPLLSQYLPTAYAAVRGGGTTLDPAELVMAHVAATLDAYHGACFPHD, encoded by the coding sequence GTGCATATTCTTCTGGATTTGGTGAGGCGGCACAAGGCGGGTGAGCGCGTCGGCGTGACCTCGGTCTGCTCCGCACATCCGCTGGTGATCGAGGCGGCGCTACGCCATGCGCTCGCGGTCGATCAGCCGTTCGCGCTGGTCGAGGCGACCTCGAACCAGGTCAATCAGGACGGCGGGTACACGGGCATGAAGCCCGCCGATTTCCGCGGATTCGTCGAGGCGATCGCGGCGAGGGTCGGCTTTCCGGTCGCGCGGCTGGTGCTCGGCGGCGACCACCTCGGCCCGAACGCCTGGACCGCTTTGCCGGCGGCCGAGGCGATGGCGAAGGCGCAGGTGATGGTCGCGGATTATGTCCGCGCCGGCTTCTCCAAGATCCATCTGGATTGTTCGATGAGCTGTGCCGACGACCCGGTGCCGCTGCCGGAGCAGACGATCGCCGAGCGTGCCGCGCAGCTCTGCCGCGCCGCCGAGGACGCCTTCGACGGCGCGGAGGCGGACGCACCGGTCTATATCATCGGCACCGAGGTGCCGGTGCCGGGCGGCGCGGCGGAGGATCTCGACGAGCTGGCGGTCACCACGCCGGAGGCGGCGATCGCCACGGTCGACATGCACCGCACGCTGTTCAGGACGGCGGGTCTCGATGCCGCGTGGTCGCGGGTGATCGCCACGGTCGTCCAACCGGGCGTCGAGTTCGATCACGACAAGGTCGTCGATTACCGACCCGAACGGGCGGTCGCGCTGAGCCGCGCGATCGAGCCGGTCGATCATCTGGTCTACGAAGCACATTCGACGGATTACCAAACGCCTGCCGCGCTCGCGGCATTGGTGCGCGACCATTTCGCGATCCTGAAGGTCGGCCCGGGCGTCACCTTCGCGCTGCGCGAGGCATTGTGGGCGCTGGATGCGATCGAACGAGAAACCGTCACCGCCAAGGCGCGCGCCGAGCTTCGCGCCGTGACGCTGGACCGGCTGCGCGCCGAGCCGAAGAACTGGGCCAAATATTACCATGCGACCGGGCCCGCGCTCGACCTCCAGCTTCAATACAGCCTCTCCGATCGCATCCGCTATTACTGGCCCGACCCGGTGATCGCGGCAGCGCAGGCGCGGCTGTTTGCCAATCTGCGCGACACGCCGCCGCCGCTCCCACTGCTCAGTCAGTATCTGCCGACCGCCTATGCCGCGGTGCGCGGCGGCGGCACCACGCTCGATCCCGCCGAACTGGTGATGGCGCACGTCGCCGCCACGCTCGATGCCTATCACGGAGCCTGTTTTCCCCATGACTGA